The following is a genomic window from Pseudomonadota bacterium.
TGCAGGTGACCGAGGAAATTGTACCACGGCACGCCCGGATACACGTGGTGACCGATGTGCAGGTTGATGTTATTCCAGAAAAACGCGTGCACCGGGTTGGACAACAGCGTGCGCGTACCGGCCAGCAGTCCGGCGTCCCGGCGTGCCATGTTGCTCGGCGATGAAACGCATGGAATTGAACAGCGAGAAGAAGAAAATCAGCCACAACCATAGCGCCAATACCTCGGCCAGCACGCCGTGGCCTGGGCGCTCGCTATCACCACCAGTAGACCAGCGCTTTGAGCAGCGTCTCCAGGCCATGTATCGCCCACTCGCGCGCCTTGAAAGCGCTTGCACGGGATAGATAAGAAGTTGGAAATGCACGAAGCTCAGCAGCGCGCCCAGCGCGTAGGCGTAGAACAGCAGGAGATTCCAGGCGGCCCGCGGCGGCCCATGGTGAACGCGTCAGGGTCGCGCGGCGAACGGTTGTAACGATGATGTTCAGAGATGGTCTTCGCGAAAGGCGATGAGGACGCGAAGATCGGAATCATGGTGACGATGCCGAAAGCCCAGCCCAGGCCGCGGTGGCGAAACAATACATCGTGCGTGGCGTCGTGCGCCAGATGTCCCGTGCCCATCCCGGGTAGCCGATGCCGATGTGGCAAGCCAGCGCCACGCACCGTAGGGGTGCTCCAGGCCAGCCAGCTCAGAGGCCACCTGGGCGCCACGAACAAGGGAATCTTGACGGGATTGGGCGGGGTCCGCAGTACGCGCAGACGGGCCAGATCGTGCGGCGCGATCCGCGGTTTCCACCTGGGGCGGACATCGGGAAACCTGTCGGATTGAAAGTCGAACGGCGAGACTAGCACGGACTTCCGACAATAGCGCGTCATGAACCTGCCCGCGCGACGTCAGGGCGCTGCCTTGTTTGGTCGACCGGCGGGCGGCTTCCGTCCGCGTGCGCTACGGTAACAGGTATTTTGAGGTTGTCGGCACTGCTCATCACGTCGCGCTTGGATTTCCGCTTGGGCATGGCACCCACCACGCCCGGTGGCGGCGGCCGTTCTCGAGCACATGAAGGAAACGCGCGTGATCGACCTTGCCATTGAACCGCTCCAGCAGGTTGGGGGCGAACGTCGAGCCGAGTTCGCTACCGCCATGACACACCTGGCAGTTGGCGGCGTAGGTGCGCCAGCCGAAGTAGGTTTCCCTGTCGACGGAGCAGGTCTCCGCGGCACTCGCCGCCGTCGGACATTCGACCGGGTAAGTACGGCGCCGCCG
Proteins encoded in this region:
- a CDS encoding c-type cytochrome; the encoded protein is MRRRRRTYPVECPTAASAAETCSVDRETYFGWRTYAANCQVCHGGSELGSTFAPNLLERFNGKVDHARFLHVLENGRRHRAWWVPCPSGNPSAT
- a CDS encoding fatty acid desaturase, which gives rise to MARRDAGLLAGTRTLLSNPVHAFFWNNINLHIGHHVYPGVPWYNFLGHL